In Cellvibrio polysaccharolyticus, a genomic segment contains:
- the motD gene encoding flagellar motor protein MotD, with protein sequence MVRRRRQEIHVNHERWLVSYADFITLLFAFFVVMYSISQVNQSKYRVLSETFVQAFNSPSHSLPSPDEQSEEAALPGTLNPIQVGEPAKTPAPSSIDIRNEHTGFNDTNQRDVLTEISDLFVERFADLIADNMVSVAGNELWLQIELNDSILFSSGSADPSAQAQSIFDEVSLILKEYPNPIQVEGHTDNVPVNLPRYPSNWELSAARAAAIVKWMVQKGVDPVRLSAVGYGEFQPVAENTTDAGRARNRRVVLMIARKSMPRPGVTVSAGAPAALSASPAMDDLLNNQATAAAAQFTGSVLQADSAAFTSANTQETLATDGVSGQNSSISLSSEASAASVSQ encoded by the coding sequence ATGGTACGTCGCCGGCGCCAGGAAATTCACGTAAACCACGAGCGCTGGCTGGTTTCCTACGCGGATTTTATTACCTTGTTGTTTGCTTTTTTTGTGGTGATGTATTCCATCTCCCAGGTCAATCAAAGTAAATACCGGGTGCTGTCTGAAACTTTTGTTCAAGCTTTCAATTCTCCCTCCCATTCCCTGCCGTCTCCGGATGAACAATCGGAGGAGGCGGCGCTGCCAGGCACCTTAAACCCGATTCAGGTCGGCGAACCGGCAAAAACACCAGCGCCCAGCAGCATTGATATTCGCAATGAACACACCGGCTTTAATGACACCAATCAGCGCGATGTGCTGACCGAAATATCCGATTTGTTTGTAGAGCGGTTTGCCGATTTGATCGCTGACAATATGGTAAGTGTGGCGGGTAATGAGCTGTGGCTTCAAATTGAATTGAATGACAGCATTCTGTTTTCTTCCGGTAGCGCCGACCCCAGCGCTCAGGCGCAGTCGATTTTTGACGAAGTTTCCCTGATCCTGAAAGAGTATCCCAACCCTATTCAGGTAGAAGGGCATACCGATAACGTGCCAGTCAATTTGCCGCGCTATCCGAGCAACTGGGAATTGTCTGCCGCGCGCGCGGCGGCGATTGTGAAGTGGATGGTGCAAAAAGGGGTGGATCCGGTGCGTCTTTCTGCCGTGGGTTATGGCGAGTTTCAACCGGTTGCCGAAAACACCACGGATGCAGGGCGTGCACGTAATCGCCGGGTGGTGCTGATGATCGCCCGTAAATCCATGCCTCGGCCTGGCGTAACGGTCAGCGCTGGTGCGCCAGCGGCGCTGTCGGCATCACCGGCAATGGATGATCTGCTGAATAATCAGGCAACCGCCGCAGCCGCACAATTTACCGGGAGCGTGTTGCAGGCCGACAGCGCGGCATTTACTTCCGCCAATACACAAGAGACGCTGGCTACAGACGGTGTATCGGGGCAGAATAGTAGTATTTCACTTTCATCGGAAGCGAGCGCCGCCAGTGTTTCCCAATAG
- a CDS encoding ParA family protein, whose amino-acid sequence MRVLTVANQKGGVGKTTSSVSLAGLAAEQGQRVLLLDLDPHGSLSSYFRQDPDTLALSAFTLFQERSQLTFASVMRLIQATSVPGLDILPASTALATLERQSAGDGLGLVLTRALNLIASNYDWVIIDTPPVLGVLMINALAACDYLLIPVQTEFLALKGLERMVNTLNMMGKSRRKTPEYTIVPVMFDRRTQASVSSLLTMRQAWRERVWPGHIPVDTRFRDASRAGVPPSIHSPSARGVEAYSSLFRFLQGQLQQLDARQSAETMNSGIRR is encoded by the coding sequence TTGCGTGTCCTGACAGTTGCCAATCAAAAAGGAGGGGTCGGAAAAACCACCTCCAGCGTCTCACTTGCGGGCCTCGCGGCCGAGCAAGGGCAACGTGTATTGTTGTTGGACCTCGATCCGCATGGTTCATTAAGCAGTTATTTCCGGCAAGACCCCGACACCCTGGCGTTGAGCGCTTTCACCTTGTTTCAGGAACGCAGCCAACTGACATTTGCGTCGGTAATGCGGTTGATTCAGGCTACCAGCGTACCGGGGCTTGATATATTGCCGGCCTCTACCGCGCTGGCCACACTTGAACGGCAGTCGGCGGGTGATGGCCTCGGTCTGGTGCTCACCCGGGCGCTGAACCTTATTGCCAGCAATTACGACTGGGTCATTATTGATACGCCACCGGTACTGGGCGTGCTGATGATCAATGCGCTGGCGGCTTGCGATTATCTGCTTATTCCGGTGCAGACCGAGTTTCTGGCCCTCAAAGGGCTGGAGCGCATGGTCAATACCTTGAATATGATGGGCAAGTCCCGCCGCAAAACACCGGAATACACCATCGTGCCGGTCATGTTTGACCGGCGGACGCAGGCATCGGTGAGCAGTTTGCTTACCATGCGACAGGCCTGGCGGGAGCGGGTCTGGCCCGGCCATATCCCGGTGGATACCCGTTTTCGTGATGCCAGTCGCGCCGGTGTTCCGCCCAGCATACATTCTCCCAGTGCCAGGGGTGTTGAAGCCTACAGCTCGTTGTTTCGCTTTCTTCAGGGGCAGTTACAGCAACTGGATGCCCGGCAGTCAGCGGAAACCATGAACAGCGGAATCAGGAGGTAA
- a CDS encoding chemotaxis protein CheW, which translates to MQRVSPDTALQHYFDELLNEAEPQVAVALAEPEPAFVEPAVEAERQQELQRLLQTFALPAVTAPAPAPAPAPAPAPAVVVAEVVSIPEPAPVVANVVTPAPPVTRTVVEPVVPPVVEPEVIVAPATSEDEPPAWNTNGRPSWAQQRFDVLLFQVSGLTLAVPLMSLGQIQPLTDELTPLFGQADWFMGLQPTPSGKIRTVNTAKFVMPERYDENFLKTARYVVSINGVPWGLAVDSVNQPITLMPEDVKWRSERGKRPWLAGTVKEHMCALLDTETMGHMLVAADKNAKRLT; encoded by the coding sequence ATGCAACGTGTTTCTCCTGATACCGCTCTGCAACATTATTTTGACGAATTGCTTAACGAGGCCGAACCTCAGGTTGCGGTGGCACTTGCCGAACCTGAGCCGGCTTTTGTTGAGCCGGCGGTTGAAGCAGAGCGTCAGCAAGAATTGCAGCGATTGCTGCAAACCTTTGCCTTGCCTGCGGTCACTGCACCAGCACCAGCACCAGCACCAGCACCAGCACCAGCACCGGCCGTTGTCGTTGCGGAGGTGGTCAGTATTCCCGAGCCGGCCCCGGTAGTCGCAAACGTTGTAACGCCTGCGCCGCCTGTTACTCGTACCGTTGTAGAGCCGGTTGTGCCACCGGTGGTTGAGCCGGAAGTCATAGTTGCACCGGCCACCAGTGAGGATGAGCCGCCCGCCTGGAACACCAATGGTCGGCCATCCTGGGCGCAGCAACGTTTTGATGTACTGCTGTTTCAGGTGTCCGGTTTAACCCTGGCAGTGCCACTGATGTCGTTGGGGCAAATACAACCGCTTACGGACGAGTTAACGCCGCTGTTTGGCCAGGCTGACTGGTTTATGGGACTGCAACCCACACCGTCAGGAAAAATTCGCACGGTGAATACCGCCAAATTTGTGATGCCGGAGCGGTACGACGAAAACTTTTTAAAAACCGCGCGCTACGTTGTTTCCATCAATGGCGTTCCGTGGGGGTTGGCGGTTGATTCGGTCAATCAGCCCATCACTTTGATGCCGGAAGATGTCAAATGGCGCAGCGAACGTGGCAAGCGCCCCTGGTTGGCCGGTACAGTGAAAGAGCACATGTGTGCTTTGCTGGACACAGAAACCATGGGGCATATGCTGGTGGCCGCCGACAAGAATGCAAAACGTCTGACCTGA
- a CDS encoding chemotaxis protein CheW, translated as MGSKNFTQQSNDDPVLQWVTFRLDGETYGINVMQVQEVLRYTEIAPVPGAPAYVLGIINLRGNVVTVVDTRHRFNLQSGEITDNTRIVIIETDRHVIGILVDSVAEVVYLRQSEIEMAPNVGNEESAKFIQGVCHKNDELLILIDLNKLLSSEEWSELDDI; from the coding sequence ATGGGCAGCAAAAATTTTACACAGCAAAGCAACGACGATCCGGTTCTGCAGTGGGTAACTTTCCGTCTCGACGGTGAAACCTACGGCATCAACGTGATGCAGGTTCAGGAAGTATTGCGCTACACCGAAATTGCACCGGTGCCAGGTGCACCGGCGTATGTGCTCGGCATTATCAATTTGCGCGGCAACGTGGTGACGGTGGTGGATACACGTCACCGTTTTAATTTGCAGAGCGGCGAGATTACCGACAACACCCGTATCGTGATTATCGAAACCGACCGTCATGTTATCGGTATTCTGGTTGATAGCGTGGCAGAAGTGGTTTATTTGCGCCAATCCGAAATCGAAATGGCACCCAATGTAGGCAACGAAGAAAGCGCGAAATTTATTCAGGGTGTTTGCCACAAGAACGACGAATTGCTGATTCTGATTGATCTGAACAAATTGTTGAGCAGTGAAGAGTGGTCCGAGCTGGACGACATTTGA
- a CDS encoding DUF2802 domain-containing protein has protein sequence MSFSLVEIALVVSLLLSVAALTVAIIALKRSGQQTHESKELLARVNRELTVANTGAVGMGQRLVAMEKRLRDQEARPASSAQAQAPVADYAGDDEFRTYSEAVRLFRSGLGSEEVARRCGLSRAEASLIEAMQNAGKNAGR, from the coding sequence ATGTCATTCTCTCTGGTCGAAATTGCGTTGGTAGTGAGTTTGCTGTTAAGTGTGGCTGCGCTGACGGTGGCAATCATTGCGCTAAAGCGCAGCGGTCAGCAAACCCATGAGAGCAAGGAACTGTTGGCGCGCGTAAATCGCGAATTGACAGTAGCCAATACCGGTGCGGTGGGCATGGGGCAGCGTCTGGTCGCGATGGAAAAACGCTTGCGGGATCAGGAAGCCCGTCCGGCAAGCAGCGCGCAAGCGCAGGCGCCCGTTGCGGATTATGCCGGTGATGATGAGTTTCGTACTTACAGCGAAGCGGTGCGGTTGTTTCGTTCCGGGCTGGGCAGCGAAGAGGTTGCGCGGCGTTGCGGGTTGTCGCGGGCGGAGGCTTCGCTTATCGAAGCGATGCAAAACGCAGGAAAAAATGCCGGTCGCTAA
- a CDS encoding YciK family oxidoreductase, translated as MTINNPFEFQPPSAALQGKIILITGAGDGIGKTAAITFASHGATVILAGRTLAKLEMVYDEIEKAGYPQPAIYPINFEGAQEKDYLDMSNALNNEFGHLDGILHNASELGQRTPIINYAPDVWLRVMQVNVNAPFMLTRALMPLLEKAPSAAVLFTGSTVGLQGRAFWGAYAASKAAMENLVQTLADELQETSRIRVNSINPGATRTRMRATAYPAENPGSVKSPEALMPAYLFLLSDASDGVSGQQFSWSEPATLPEENISNS; from the coding sequence ATGACCATTAATAATCCTTTTGAATTTCAACCGCCCTCGGCTGCCCTGCAAGGCAAAATTATTCTGATAACCGGCGCAGGCGATGGCATTGGTAAAACCGCAGCGATCACTTTCGCCAGTCATGGCGCCACGGTGATATTGGCAGGCAGAACGCTTGCCAAGCTGGAAATGGTGTACGACGAAATTGAAAAAGCCGGCTATCCGCAACCGGCTATTTACCCGATCAATTTTGAAGGTGCTCAGGAAAAGGATTATCTGGATATGTCCAACGCGCTGAACAACGAGTTCGGCCATCTGGACGGTATTTTGCACAATGCTTCGGAACTTGGGCAGCGTACACCGATTATCAATTACGCACCGGATGTGTGGCTGCGCGTCATGCAGGTTAACGTCAATGCGCCTTTCATGCTGACGCGGGCGTTAATGCCATTGCTGGAAAAAGCCCCGTCTGCGGCCGTGTTGTTCACCGGCTCTACGGTGGGCCTGCAAGGGCGAGCATTCTGGGGCGCTTACGCGGCATCGAAGGCCGCTATGGAAAACCTGGTGCAAACCCTTGCCGATGAACTGCAGGAAACCAGCCGTATTCGCGTTAACAGCATTAACCCGGGCGCAACCCGCACGCGCATGCGCGCGACGGCTTATCCTGCGGAAAACCCCGGTAGCGTCAAATCACCGGAAGCCTTGATGCCTGCTTATTTATTTTTGTTGAGTGATGCGTCTGATGGCGTTTCCGGCCAACAATTTTCCTGGTCAGAACCGGCAACGCTGCCAGAAGAAAACATTTCCAATAGCTAA
- a CDS encoding HAD family hydrolase: protein MSAPSIKAVMFDLDGTLLDTAPEFVVLINQLLVEKNQPALPADAIRAQVSNGAAALIRFAFKVEPEDDRFEPLRLELLDRYQEKIGSHTRFFPGIDELLQKLAQHNIAWGIATNKPSLYTHKLLSVLDIQPAPASVICPDDVQFRKPHPESLFLASEHLDCTPQNIVYIGDHKRDIDCGKDAGAITIAAAFGYIEENDDIDAWGADYRVEQASDIWPIIEKLLN, encoded by the coding sequence GTGTCCGCCCCCTCTATCAAGGCTGTCATGTTTGATCTTGACGGTACGCTGCTCGACACCGCACCTGAATTTGTTGTTCTGATCAACCAGTTGCTGGTTGAAAAAAACCAACCTGCCCTCCCGGCCGACGCCATTCGCGCCCAGGTTTCCAATGGAGCTGCTGCGTTGATTCGCTTCGCTTTCAAGGTAGAACCCGAAGACGACCGTTTTGAGCCGCTGCGCCTCGAACTCCTTGATCGTTATCAGGAAAAAATTGGCTCCCATACCCGCTTTTTCCCGGGCATTGATGAGCTGTTGCAAAAATTGGCGCAGCACAACATTGCCTGGGGGATCGCCACCAACAAACCCTCCTTGTATACCCACAAGCTTTTAAGCGTTCTCGATATTCAACCGGCGCCGGCAAGCGTAATATGTCCGGACGATGTGCAATTCAGAAAACCGCACCCGGAGTCTTTATTTCTCGCCAGCGAGCACCTTGATTGCACGCCGCAAAACATCGTTTACATTGGTGACCACAAGCGCGACATCGACTGCGGCAAAGATGCCGGCGCTATCACCATCGCAGCAGCTTTCGGATACATTGAAGAAAACGATGACATTGATGCCTGGGGTGCGGACTACCGTGTTGAGCAAGCAAGTGATATCTGGCCCATTATCGAAAAGCTGTTGAATTGA
- the ubiG gene encoding bifunctional 2-polyprenyl-6-hydroxyphenol methylase/3-demethylubiquinol 3-O-methyltransferase UbiG: MQTNVDQAEIAKFEALASRWWDANSEFKPLHEINPLRANYIDERAQVAGKVLLDVGCGGGILAEAMAKRGAQVTAIDMGAAPLAVARLHALESGVTIDYQQITVEALAEQAPGSFDVVTCLEMLEHVPDPSSVIAACAKLVKPGGDLFFSTINRNPKAYALAVIGAEYVLRLLPRGTHEYRKFIRPSELARWLRHNGLELQNTIGLTYNPLTKHYKLHPHDVDVNYMVHARRIVQN, from the coding sequence ATGCAAACCAATGTAGATCAGGCTGAAATTGCCAAGTTTGAAGCACTTGCCAGCCGCTGGTGGGATGCGAACAGCGAATTTAAACCCTTGCACGAAATCAACCCGCTGCGAGCCAATTATATTGATGAGCGCGCCCAGGTCGCAGGTAAGGTGCTGCTGGATGTCGGCTGCGGTGGCGGGATTCTGGCCGAAGCCATGGCAAAGCGTGGCGCACAGGTAACGGCTATCGACATGGGCGCTGCACCGCTGGCGGTTGCCAGGCTGCATGCGCTGGAAAGTGGTGTAACCATTGATTACCAGCAAATTACGGTAGAAGCGCTGGCAGAACAGGCGCCGGGCAGTTTTGATGTAGTCACTTGCCTCGAAATGCTGGAGCATGTTCCTGACCCCTCGTCGGTTATTGCCGCCTGTGCAAAACTGGTAAAGCCCGGTGGCGACCTGTTTTTCTCCACTATCAACCGCAACCCCAAGGCGTACGCGCTGGCGGTGATAGGCGCGGAATACGTGTTGCGTTTATTGCCCCGTGGCACCCATGAATACCGCAAATTTATCCGCCCGTCAGAGCTGGCGCGCTGGCTGCGCCACAATGGTCTGGAATTGCAAAACACCATCGGCCTTACTTACAACCCGCTGACCAAACACTACAAATTGCATCCCCATGATGTGGATGTGAACTACATGGTTCATGCGCGCCGCATTGTGCAAAACTGA
- a CDS encoding TRZ/ATZ family hydrolase, with protein MSGPQPIELLIKARWVLPIIPENRLLEDCALAIDSEGNIVALLPQEEATRRFIPARTIELPNHLLMPGLVNCHGHTPMTLLRGIADDQPLEIWLQDHIFPAEKRLVSDNFVRDGSMLAIAEMIRSGTTCFSDMYFYPEQTAHMARQAGIRSQIMFPVFSGATPWSNSAEECFAKGLELHDAYRSSDLISVGFGPHAPYSVGIEILQKIAVLAQELDAPIQIHAHETAQEVEEFVQAHDKRPLQQIADAGLLSPLLQLVHMTQVNAADMALLNDSGAHVVHCPRSNLKLASGFTPVHQLLGAGINVALGTDGAASNNSLDMFAEMNMAALLAKAVAGDATALDAHRALRMATLSGALALGLEHRIGSLETGKAADVIAIDLHDLESQPLYNPASQLVYTQTGHRVSHVWVAGKPLLQNRQLETLNEREVIAKARWWQQNPLTR; from the coding sequence ATGTCAGGCCCGCAACCTATTGAATTACTGATTAAAGCCCGCTGGGTGCTGCCCATTATTCCCGAAAATCGCCTGTTGGAAGATTGTGCGCTGGCCATCGACAGCGAGGGCAACATCGTCGCCCTCTTACCTCAGGAAGAAGCCACACGCCGTTTTATACCTGCCCGCACTATCGAGCTACCCAATCATTTGCTGATGCCGGGGCTGGTCAATTGCCACGGCCACACGCCCATGACGCTGCTACGCGGCATAGCCGATGACCAACCGCTCGAAATCTGGCTCCAGGATCATATCTTTCCTGCGGAAAAGCGGTTGGTATCAGACAATTTCGTGCGCGACGGCAGCATGCTGGCGATTGCCGAGATGATCCGTAGCGGCACCACCTGCTTTTCCGATATGTATTTTTACCCGGAACAAACCGCTCACATGGCCCGCCAGGCGGGCATACGCAGCCAGATTATGTTTCCTGTGTTCAGCGGTGCCACACCCTGGAGCAATAGCGCTGAAGAATGCTTCGCCAAGGGTCTTGAGCTGCATGACGCCTATCGCTCCAGTGATTTGATCAGCGTAGGGTTTGGCCCCCATGCGCCCTACTCGGTCGGGATTGAGATACTGCAAAAAATTGCCGTGCTGGCCCAGGAGCTTGATGCGCCCATACAAATTCACGCCCATGAAACAGCGCAGGAAGTTGAAGAATTTGTGCAGGCACATGACAAACGCCCGCTGCAACAAATCGCCGATGCCGGCTTGCTCTCGCCGTTACTCCAGCTGGTACATATGACCCAGGTCAATGCAGCCGACATGGCACTATTGAATGATAGCGGTGCTCATGTAGTGCACTGCCCTCGCTCCAACCTCAAGTTGGCCAGCGGTTTTACGCCGGTACATCAATTACTTGGAGCAGGCATCAATGTCGCGCTTGGCACCGACGGGGCTGCCAGTAACAACAGCCTGGATATGTTCGCCGAGATGAATATGGCCGCCCTGCTGGCAAAAGCCGTGGCAGGCGACGCAACCGCGCTGGACGCACACCGCGCCTTGCGTATGGCGACCCTGAGCGGCGCCCTCGCGCTGGGGCTGGAGCATCGCATCGGCAGCCTGGAAACCGGCAAAGCAGCTGATGTCATCGCCATTGATTTACACGACCTCGAATCGCAGCCCTTGTACAACCCGGCGTCACAACTGGTTTACACCCAAACCGGGCACCGCGTCAGCCATGTTTGGGTAGCGGGCAAGCCTTTGCTGCAAAACCGGCAGCTGGAAACCCTGAATGAACGCGAAGTCATTGCAAAAGCACGCTGGTGGCAACAAAATCCCCTAACCCGTTAA
- the gyrA gene encoding DNA gyrase subunit A: protein MVEFAKEISPVNIEDELKQSYLDYAMSVIVGRALPDVRDGLKPVHRRVLFAMSELKNDWNKPYKKSARVVGDVIGKYHPHGDSAVYDTIVRMAQPFSLRYMLVDGQGNFGSVDGDSAAAMRYTEIRMAKIAHDLLADLDKETVDFVANYDGTELIPAVLPTRIPNLLVNGSSGIAVGMATNIPPHNLKEVVQGCLALIDNADITIDELMEYIPGPDFPTGAIINGRAGILQAYRTGRGSIIVRAKAEVERDEKTGRETIIVHEIPYQLNKARLIERIAELVKEKKIEGISELRDESDKDGMRIVIEVKRNESGEVLLNNLYKQTQLQTTFGVNVVALDDGQPKILNLKQLLEAFVRHRREVVTRRTVYLLRKARERGHILEGLAVAIANIDKVIELIKRSSTPADAKDGLMTQGWDATEMAPFLERAGDDACRPEDLGAEFGLRDGKYYLSAAQAQAILELRLHRLTGMEHDKLLAEYDEKLIQIAEFLEILGNAVRLMEVIREELQQVIADYSDNRRTEIVASSMDLTIADLITEEERVVTISHGGYAKSQPLTAYEAQRRGGKGKSATGVKDEDYVEHLLVANSHATLLLFSSKGKVYWLRTFEIPEASRTARGRPLVNLLPLDEGERITAMLQIDLEALQQSAGDDEDLDDDSVVLEGEVVEAEEVEEVEGETAELVAEATGAFIFMATAFGTVKKTPLVQFSRPRSSGLIALKLEEGDTLIAAAITDGAKEVMLFSSAGKVLRFAESKVRTMGRTARGVRGMRLGKEQQLISMLIPESGAQILTASERGFGKRTGLGKFPRRGRGGQGVIAMVTSERNGKLVSAIQVHDGEEIMLISDQGTLVRTRVDEVSSSGRNTQGVTLIKLAKDETLVGLERVQVLASLDDYADEDTESELTHSEADDSAVDAAPENDAAADDSSEN, encoded by the coding sequence ATGGTCGAATTCGCGAAAGAAATTTCACCGGTAAATATCGAAGACGAACTCAAGCAGTCTTACCTTGATTACGCGATGAGCGTTATTGTCGGACGTGCACTTCCCGATGTGCGCGACGGCCTCAAGCCGGTTCACCGTCGTGTGCTGTTCGCTATGAGCGAGCTGAAAAACGACTGGAACAAGCCTTATAAAAAATCCGCCCGTGTGGTGGGTGACGTTATCGGTAAATACCACCCGCACGGCGACTCTGCTGTTTATGACACCATCGTTCGTATGGCGCAGCCTTTTTCCCTGCGTTACATGCTGGTCGACGGTCAGGGTAACTTCGGTTCGGTAGACGGTGACAGCGCGGCAGCGATGCGTTATACCGAAATCCGTATGGCGAAAATTGCCCACGATCTGCTCGCTGATCTCGATAAGGAAACGGTAGATTTCGTTGCCAACTACGACGGCACCGAACTGATTCCGGCGGTATTACCAACCCGTATTCCCAACTTGCTGGTTAACGGCTCGTCCGGTATTGCGGTGGGTATGGCGACCAACATTCCGCCACACAACCTGAAAGAAGTGGTGCAGGGCTGTCTGGCGCTTATCGACAATGCCGACATCACCATCGACGAATTGATGGAATATATTCCCGGCCCCGATTTCCCCACCGGTGCCATCATCAATGGCCGTGCCGGCATCTTGCAGGCTTACCGCACTGGCCGTGGCAGTATCATCGTGCGTGCAAAAGCAGAAGTTGAGCGCGATGAAAAAACCGGCCGCGAAACCATTATTGTTCACGAAATTCCTTATCAGTTGAACAAAGCGCGTTTGATTGAGCGTATTGCCGAGCTGGTTAAAGAAAAGAAAATTGAAGGCATCAGTGAACTGCGCGATGAGTCTGACAAAGACGGTATGCGCATTGTTATTGAAGTCAAACGCAACGAATCCGGCGAAGTACTGCTTAACAACCTGTACAAGCAAACCCAGCTGCAAACGACCTTCGGCGTAAACGTTGTTGCGCTGGATGATGGTCAGCCGAAGATTCTCAACCTGAAACAATTGCTTGAAGCCTTTGTTCGTCACCGTCGCGAAGTGGTTACCCGCCGTACCGTTTATTTGCTGCGCAAAGCGCGCGAACGCGGTCATATTCTCGAAGGTTTGGCGGTTGCTATCGCCAACATCGACAAGGTTATTGAACTAATCAAACGCTCATCTACACCGGCTGATGCCAAAGACGGTTTGATGACGCAAGGTTGGGACGCCACCGAAATGGCTCCTTTCCTTGAGCGCGCCGGTGACGATGCCTGCCGCCCGGAAGATCTGGGTGCGGAGTTCGGACTGCGCGATGGCAAATATTATTTATCGGCTGCGCAAGCCCAGGCGATTCTGGAATTGCGTCTGCACCGTCTGACCGGCATGGAGCACGACAAGCTGCTTGCCGAATACGACGAAAAGCTGATTCAGATCGCTGAATTCCTCGAAATTCTCGGTAACGCTGTTCGTTTGATGGAAGTGATTCGCGAAGAGCTGCAACAGGTTATTGCCGATTACAGCGATAACCGTCGCACCGAAATTGTTGCGTCGAGCATGGACCTGACAATTGCCGACCTGATCACCGAAGAAGAGCGCGTTGTCACCATCTCCCATGGCGGTTATGCCAAGAGCCAGCCGCTGACCGCCTACGAGGCACAGCGTCGCGGCGGCAAGGGCAAATCGGCCACTGGCGTGAAAGACGAAGACTACGTTGAGCACCTGCTGGTGGCCAACAGCCATGCGACACTGTTGCTGTTCTCCAGTAAAGGTAAAGTTTACTGGTTGCGCACCTTCGAAATTCCGGAAGCCTCGCGTACCGCGCGTGGTCGCCCGCTGGTCAACCTGTTGCCGCTGGATGAAGGTGAGCGCATCACCGCCATGCTGCAAATCGACCTCGAAGCCTTGCAGCAAAGCGCTGGCGATGATGAAGATCTGGACGACGACAGTGTAGTGCTCGAAGGTGAAGTTGTAGAAGCCGAGGAAGTTGAAGAGGTTGAAGGCGAAACTGCCGAGCTGGTTGCTGAAGCGACCGGCGCGTTCATTTTCATGGCCACCGCCTTCGGTACCGTGAAGAAGACACCACTGGTACAGTTCAGCCGTCCGCGTAGCTCCGGCCTGATTGCCCTCAAGCTGGAAGAGGGCGACACCCTGATCGCTGCTGCCATTACTGACGGTGCGAAAGAAGTTATGCTGTTCTCCAGCGCCGGCAAAGTACTGCGCTTCGCCGAGAGCAAAGTGCGCACCATGGGCCGTACTGCCCGCGGTGTACGCGGTATGCGTTTAGGTAAAGAGCAACAACTGATCTCCATGCTGATCCCGGAATCCGGTGCTCAAATTCTTACGGCTTCCGAGCGCGGTTTCGGTAAGCGTACCGGCTTGGGCAAGTTCCCGCGTCGCGGTCGTGGCGGCCAGGGCGTTATCGCCATGGTTACCAGTGAGCGTAACGGCAAGCTGGTCAGCGCTATTCAAGTGCACGACGGCGAAGAGATCATGCTGATTTCCGACCAGGGCACACTGGTGCGCACCCGTGTTGATGAAGTGTCCAGTTCCGGACGTAACACCCAGGGCGTTACCCTGATCAAGCTTGCCAAGGATGAAACACTGGTTGGCCTTGAGCGTGTGCAGGTGCTGGCGTCTCTCGACGACTATGCGGATGAAGACACCGAAAGCGAATTGACTCATAGCGAAGCAGACGATTCTGCTGTTGATGCGGCGCCGGAAAATGACGCAGCAGCGGATGATAGCAGCGAAAATTAA